The proteins below are encoded in one region of Ornithinimicrobium avium:
- a CDS encoding response regulator transcription factor translates to MTEDTAPPAARTLLVVEDDPTINQALTDRLTAEGFRVERAFDGPGALEAFARLAPDLLLLDLMLPGMDGLEVCRRVQAERPVPVLMLTARVDETDVLVGLGVGADDYVTKPFRMREVVARVRALLRRVDRAADLVAAAPPALRVGDLVVDRAGRRASLAGSAVHLTPLEFDLLAVLAEQPGTVRTRETLMEEVWGWSDARGTRTLDSHVKSLRAKIGAGRVRTAHGVGYALEA, encoded by the coding sequence ATGACCGAGGACACCGCGCCGCCCGCCGCGCGCACCCTGCTGGTCGTCGAGGACGACCCGACGATCAACCAGGCGCTCACCGACCGGCTGACCGCCGAGGGCTTCCGCGTGGAGCGGGCGTTCGACGGACCCGGCGCGCTGGAGGCGTTCGCCCGGCTCGCTCCCGACCTGCTCCTCCTCGACCTCATGCTCCCCGGCATGGACGGCCTGGAGGTATGCCGTCGCGTCCAGGCCGAGCGTCCCGTCCCCGTCCTCATGCTCACCGCGCGCGTGGACGAGACCGACGTGCTGGTCGGGCTCGGGGTGGGGGCGGACGACTACGTGACCAAGCCGTTCCGGATGCGGGAGGTGGTCGCGCGGGTCCGGGCGCTGCTGCGCCGGGTGGACCGCGCCGCGGACCTCGTGGCCGCAGCCCCGCCCGCGCTGCGCGTGGGGGACCTGGTCGTGGACCGGGCCGGCCGCCGGGCGAGCCTCGCCGGGTCGGCGGTGCACCTGACACCGCTGGAGTTCGACCTGCTCGCGGTCCTGGCCGAGCAGCCCGGCACGGTGCGCACCCGCGAGACCCTCATGGAGGAGGTGTGGGGATGGTCCGACGCCCGCGGCACCCGCACCCTGGACAGCCACGTGAAGTCCCTGCGCGCCAAGATCGGCGCGGGCCGGGTGCGGACCGCGCACGGCGTCGGCTACGCGCTGGAGGCCTGA
- a CDS encoding M1 family metallopeptidase, giving the protein MKTGRQAPTHRLRWTQDFSGSTASTADYMALAEEVSAQDLDHFFEVWLFTGEKPTDW; this is encoded by the coding sequence GTGAAGACCGGACGGCAGGCTCCCACCCACCGGTTGCGGTGGACGCAGGACTTCTCCGGCAGCACCGCCTCGACCGCGGACTACATGGCGCTGGCCGAGGAGGTCTCCGCGCAGGACCTGGACCACTTCTTCGAGGTGTGGCTCTTCACCGGGGAGAAGCCGACCGACTGGTAG
- a CDS encoding SDR family NAD(P)-dependent oxidoreductase — protein sequence MGERVAVTGATGGIGYFVAEQLAGLGHPVVLLARSPAKAAAATASIRRLVPDAELDVVPLDLADLTSVARAADRLAGGRPLAALVADAAVVSYGLVPSRPRLSTDGLEVHLATAHLGHYALLARLLPRLQEWGARAVHVGSLSHRMPLGRDPWGRLTRPRREPSFVGYARSKVAVALFALELAARLAAAGSAASSVLAHPGTAVDVLTPVRDGIPASQPTDLGPVGRVLVRGMHGKDGGAAVLVRAAVDPSVGNGQVWGPAGRWQLAGAPERVGAPRPRRPGLTAELLRVSEELTGLPLGLSPVPPGRPRTPRRSGR from the coding sequence ATGGGGGAGCGCGTGGCGGTGACCGGTGCGACCGGGGGGATCGGCTACTTCGTCGCCGAGCAGCTGGCAGGGCTGGGGCACCCGGTGGTGCTCCTGGCCCGCAGCCCGGCGAAGGCGGCGGCGGCCACCGCCAGTATCCGGCGCCTCGTGCCGGACGCCGAGCTGGACGTGGTGCCCCTCGACCTGGCCGACCTCACCTCCGTGGCGCGGGCGGCCGACCGGCTGGCGGGTGGACGGCCGCTGGCCGCGCTCGTCGCGGACGCGGCGGTGGTCAGCTACGGGCTCGTGCCGAGCCGACCGCGGCTGTCTACCGACGGGCTCGAGGTGCACCTGGCCACCGCGCACCTGGGTCACTACGCGCTGCTCGCGCGGCTCCTGCCCAGGCTCCAGGAGTGGGGCGCGCGCGCGGTGCACGTCGGCAGCCTGAGCCACCGCATGCCGCTGGGGCGCGACCCGTGGGGACGGCTGACCCGGCCGCGGCGGGAGCCCTCCTTCGTCGGCTACGCCCGCTCCAAGGTCGCGGTGGCGCTGTTCGCCCTGGAGCTGGCCGCCCGGCTCGCGGCGGCGGGGTCGGCCGCGTCCTCGGTGCTCGCGCACCCCGGGACGGCGGTGGACGTGCTGACGCCCGTGCGCGACGGCATACCCGCCTCGCAGCCGACCGACCTCGGCCCCGTCGGCCGGGTGCTCGTGCGCGGGATGCACGGCAAGGACGGGGGCGCCGCCGTCCTCGTCCGGGCGGCGGTCGACCCGTCGGTGGGCAACGGTCAGGTATGGGGTCCCGCCGGCCGGTGGCAGCTGGCCGGGGCGCCGGAGCGGGTCGGGGCACCACGGCCGCGACGGCCCGGGCTGACGGCGGAGCTGCTGCGCGTGAGCGAGGAGCTGACCGGCCTGCCGCTGGGCCTCAGCCCTGTCCCCCCAGGTCGACCGAGAACGCCTCGTAGATCAGGTCGTTGA
- a CDS encoding AIM24 family protein, with translation MAIHGSLFEDFRETESRDQFVRQNSKLLKVRMDYGPVSARLGSMVAYQGDVRFANRGSGGLDKMLKKAMTGEGVPIMEASGQGELFLADDASDVQVLYLDNDMISVNGANVLAFSSSIDWDIHRVAVRGGMMAGGLFNVSLRGSGYVAVTSKGEPVALDVAQAPTFADAHAVVLWTAGVRMDVRVDTGGLGSLIRGGTGETIQMTFSGEGHVLVQPAENERTSGAGERTGRSGGLGDLLGG, from the coding sequence ATGGCGATCCATGGCTCCCTGTTCGAGGACTTCCGCGAGACCGAGTCCCGTGACCAGTTCGTGCGGCAGAACTCCAAGCTGCTCAAGGTCCGGATGGACTACGGCCCCGTCAGCGCCCGGCTGGGCTCGATGGTGGCCTACCAGGGCGACGTCCGCTTCGCCAACCGCGGCTCCGGCGGGCTGGACAAGATGCTCAAGAAGGCGATGACCGGTGAGGGAGTGCCGATCATGGAGGCCTCGGGGCAGGGCGAGCTCTTCCTCGCCGACGACGCCTCCGACGTCCAGGTGCTCTACCTGGACAACGACATGATCTCGGTCAACGGCGCCAACGTGCTGGCCTTCAGCTCCTCGATCGACTGGGACATCCACCGGGTCGCCGTGCGCGGCGGCATGATGGCCGGCGGCCTGTTCAACGTCTCGCTGCGCGGCTCGGGCTACGTCGCCGTGACCAGCAAGGGCGAGCCCGTCGCCCTCGACGTCGCCCAGGCGCCCACGTTCGCCGACGCGCATGCCGTGGTGCTGTGGACGGCCGGGGTGAGGATGGACGTGCGGGTCGACACCGGCGGGCTCGGCTCGCTGATCCGCGGCGGCACCGGCGAGACCATCCAGATGACCTTCAGCGGCGAGGGCCACGTCCTCGTGCAGCCGGCCGAGAACGAGCGGACCAGCGGCGCCGGCGAGCGCACCGGCCGCAGCGGCGGCCTGGGCGACCTGCTCGGCGGCTGA
- a CDS encoding LLM class flavin-dependent oxidoreductase encodes MSPIAVSVLDLLPVRSGQTTAQALDAARSLARAADDAGVRRYWLAEHHNTLSVASASPPVGIGVIAAATSRMRVGSGGVMLPNHASLAVAEQFALLEAAYPGRIDLGIGRAPGTDPVTSWALRSGATDQDVVQRFPEYVQQVMAFMSPGGAAIEVGGHRHEVLSTPNAVQAPPVWLLGSSDYSARLAAQLGLPYVFAHHFAGRGTAEALQLYRSTFAGPGEPQTFLTVNAVVADSLEEARRLALPFQHMMASLKLPGPLQRRPLMPVDEAVAAPLPPILPEAFEAVTRPWLLGTAEEVAEQVRALAAEHDVTEVMVQPVAGAYAAEPLDRDPHRERTIVELTARLSH; translated from the coding sequence ATGTCACCCATCGCCGTGTCCGTGCTCGACCTGCTCCCGGTGCGGTCCGGGCAGACCACCGCCCAGGCGCTCGACGCGGCGCGCTCGCTGGCGCGGGCCGCCGACGATGCGGGGGTGCGCCGCTACTGGCTGGCCGAGCACCACAACACGCTCTCGGTGGCCTCGGCCTCGCCGCCGGTCGGCATCGGCGTGATCGCCGCCGCCACCTCGCGGATGCGGGTCGGCTCCGGCGGGGTCATGCTGCCCAACCACGCCTCGCTCGCGGTGGCCGAGCAGTTCGCCCTGCTGGAGGCCGCCTACCCTGGACGCATCGACCTGGGGATCGGCCGCGCGCCGGGGACCGACCCGGTGACCAGCTGGGCGCTGCGCAGCGGGGCCACCGACCAGGACGTGGTCCAGCGCTTCCCCGAGTACGTCCAGCAGGTCATGGCCTTCATGTCCCCCGGCGGCGCCGCCATCGAGGTCGGCGGCCACCGGCACGAGGTCCTCTCCACGCCGAACGCCGTGCAGGCTCCGCCGGTGTGGCTGCTCGGTTCCTCCGACTACTCCGCGCGGCTGGCCGCCCAGCTCGGCCTGCCCTACGTCTTCGCCCACCACTTCGCCGGCCGGGGCACCGCCGAGGCGCTCCAGCTCTACCGCTCGACGTTCGCCGGTCCGGGCGAGCCGCAGACCTTCCTCACCGTCAACGCGGTGGTCGCCGACTCCCTGGAGGAGGCCCGGCGGCTCGCGCTGCCGTTCCAGCACATGATGGCCAGCCTCAAGCTGCCGGGCCCCCTGCAGCGCCGTCCGCTGATGCCTGTCGACGAGGCGGTCGCCGCGCCGCTGCCCCCGATCCTGCCGGAGGCCTTCGAGGCCGTCACCCGGCCGTGGCTGCTCGGCACCGCTGAGGAGGTCGCCGAGCAGGTGCGCGCGCTCGCGGCCGAGCACGACGTCACCGAGGTGATGGTCCAGCCGGTCGCGGGGGCGTATGCCGCTGAGCCGCTCGACCGCGACCCGCACCGCGAGCGCACGATCGTCGAGCTCACCGCCCGGCTCAGCCACTGA
- a CDS encoding very short patch repair endonuclease produces the protein MSLALRRDTAPELALRRALHAAGYRYRVVHPVPGNRRRSIDIAFTRARVAVFVDGCFWHGCPEHGSQPRANSVWWAAKLAANHARDQDTDRLLREAGWQVVRVWEHARIEDAVAAVRSALEAGGPTGRR, from the coding sequence ATGTCCCTCGCTCTCCGGCGCGACACCGCGCCGGAGCTGGCGCTGCGCCGGGCGCTGCACGCGGCCGGCTACCGCTACCGGGTGGTGCACCCGGTGCCGGGCAACCGCCGGCGTTCCATCGACATCGCCTTCACCCGCGCCAGGGTCGCGGTCTTCGTCGACGGCTGCTTCTGGCACGGCTGCCCGGAGCACGGCTCGCAGCCTCGCGCCAACAGCGTGTGGTGGGCCGCCAAGCTGGCCGCCAACCACGCCCGCGACCAGGACACCGACCGGCTGCTGCGCGAGGCGGGCTGGCAGGTCGTGCGGGTGTGGGAGCACGCCAGGATCGAGGACGCGGTCGCGGCAGTGCGGTCGGCGCTGGAGGCCGGCGGCCCTACTGGTAGGAGATGA
- a CDS encoding NADPH-dependent FMN reductase — translation MKNAIDWASRPWGQNSFDHVPVGVIGASPSGIGTALAQQSLRRVLSFCNARQMTAPEAYTQFRPEVWSDDGSVSDPGLEKILTGYMQEFRDHVERVLTVLPR, via the coding sequence CTGAAGAACGCGATCGACTGGGCCTCGCGCCCATGGGGCCAGAACTCCTTCGACCACGTGCCCGTCGGCGTGATCGGCGCCTCGCCCAGCGGCATCGGGACGGCGCTGGCGCAGCAGAGCCTGCGCAGGGTGCTGAGCTTCTGCAACGCCCGCCAGATGACCGCGCCGGAGGCCTACACCCAGTTCCGTCCCGAGGTGTGGTCCGACGACGGCTCGGTCTCCGACCCCGGTCTGGAGAAGATCCTCACCGGCTACATGCAGGAGTTCCGCGACCACGTCGAGCGGGTGCTGACCGTCCTGCCGCGCTGA
- a CDS encoding DUF5129 domain-containing protein, whose product MSVRQRVVLGTLATLGVAGGSVGWYAASAPDQTATGLEVVDTADVLYEPDLQAAVQDLRFHEPTEVAVYTHRGGADALTNDHALNNAVRDYALEQGDWVSADGQKFADGLFLFAVDPEGRLVGTYFGEDRKVSTDSQQKIQEAAKPDFRAGQWTAGTVAGIEEAASRINAPAVRRGGGVVGLSVASLATLFGAGGWVGVGAVRAGRSRRARADGDRRMAEVVADYEVTELHARLIPEGSRYGGLMLRRYDEYRSGFRELTDLGNQARAVDEKDYDRKETLRVLTAYRDKAVAMDELDDVIADTAAFLNHDRAWLEAWQRQVEPIRTDLDQVEEMLAELPKELRGLPEAQEVRTYASGVRTELDRLRGALEDRSVSPDDALDRLRTTRDDLGGRLYALGRTVAQEFGEDAAEQQAMERAMSEQRSQRRSEPTIISYSYPAWTWFDVGSFRTGFSSGRSDVEASRSSGGGSTSGYSGGGSFSGAGSSSRF is encoded by the coding sequence ATGTCGGTCCGTCAGCGGGTGGTGCTGGGCACCCTGGCCACCCTGGGCGTCGCCGGCGGCAGCGTCGGCTGGTATGCCGCGAGCGCGCCCGACCAGACGGCCACCGGTCTGGAGGTGGTCGACACCGCTGACGTGCTCTACGAGCCGGACCTGCAGGCCGCGGTGCAGGACCTGCGCTTCCACGAGCCCACCGAGGTCGCGGTCTACACCCACCGCGGCGGTGCGGACGCGCTGACGAACGACCACGCGCTGAACAACGCCGTCCGTGACTACGCCCTGGAGCAGGGCGACTGGGTGAGCGCCGACGGGCAGAAGTTCGCCGACGGACTGTTCCTCTTCGCCGTCGACCCTGAGGGCCGTCTCGTGGGCACCTACTTCGGCGAGGACCGCAAGGTCTCGACCGACTCACAGCAGAAGATCCAGGAGGCGGCCAAGCCTGACTTCCGCGCCGGCCAGTGGACGGCCGGGACGGTCGCCGGCATCGAGGAAGCAGCCTCGAGGATCAACGCCCCGGCGGTGCGTCGCGGCGGGGGCGTGGTCGGTCTGTCCGTCGCCTCGCTGGCCACGCTGTTCGGCGCCGGCGGCTGGGTAGGTGTCGGCGCGGTCCGGGCCGGTCGGAGCCGGCGCGCCCGGGCCGATGGCGACCGCCGGATGGCCGAGGTCGTGGCCGACTATGAGGTGACCGAGCTGCACGCCCGGTTGATCCCGGAGGGCTCCCGCTACGGCGGGCTGATGCTGCGCCGCTACGACGAGTACCGCTCCGGCTTCCGCGAGCTGACCGACCTCGGCAACCAGGCCCGTGCCGTGGACGAGAAGGACTACGACCGCAAGGAGACGCTGCGGGTCCTGACGGCATACCGGGACAAGGCGGTCGCGATGGACGAGCTGGACGACGTCATCGCCGACACCGCCGCCTTCCTCAACCACGACCGTGCCTGGCTCGAGGCGTGGCAGCGCCAGGTGGAGCCGATCCGCACGGACCTGGACCAGGTGGAGGAGATGCTGGCGGAGCTGCCGAAGGAGCTGCGCGGACTGCCCGAGGCGCAGGAGGTGCGCACCTACGCCTCCGGCGTGCGGACCGAGCTGGACCGCCTCCGCGGCGCCCTCGAGGACCGCTCGGTCAGCCCGGACGACGCGCTGGACCGGCTGCGCACCACCAGGGACGACCTGGGCGGGCGGCTCTACGCGCTCGGGCGGACGGTCGCCCAGGAGTTCGGCGAGGACGCCGCCGAGCAGCAGGCGATGGAACGCGCGATGTCCGAACAGCGGTCCCAGCGCCGCTCGGAGCCGACCATCATCAGCTACTCCTACCCCGCGTGGACCTGGTTCGACGTGGGGTCGTTCCGCACCGGGTTCTCCAGCGGCAGGTCCGACGTCGAGGCTTCCCGCTCCTCCGGTGGCGGCAGCACGTCGGGCTACAGCGGGGGCGGCAGCTTCAGCGGGGCCGGGAGCAGCTCGAGGTTCTAG
- a CDS encoding OmpA family protein has translation MAKAWSKGAALAALLLLAPLGASAAEDGTPPRTDTPLPVVGALPAQSAWGGKLSRFDEVLHGVWRIDGGTIAYWSVRHRPTEGDERSLTSTAHALRGGVANVTSPPGFTETSLASSVSGELYPVLLDETTETCLCTNVTQMGLKDHEAAKISDGWQLVYAVFPELPPDVTTVDMNVDGYGAILPDVPVQDGPLPEPQVPADQWTASGQGWPTPPPADEIARAEDARTLGAVWVLAERSGAADGSWAQRDSGDVRQIDVAADVLFDFDKYQVTSKADAVLDDVAEQIGDADVTTATVVGHTDGQGTEDYNQTLSENRARAVEKELSKRLPGVTFTVEGRGWHEPIASNKTDEGRALNRRVTITLEGVAEGGR, from the coding sequence ATGGCCAAGGCCTGGTCGAAGGGGGCTGCGCTCGCGGCGCTCCTGCTCCTAGCGCCGCTCGGTGCGTCGGCGGCGGAGGACGGCACCCCACCGCGCACCGACACGCCGCTGCCGGTCGTCGGCGCGCTCCCGGCCCAGTCCGCATGGGGAGGCAAGCTCAGCCGGTTCGACGAGGTCCTGCACGGCGTGTGGCGGATCGACGGCGGCACGATCGCCTACTGGTCGGTGCGCCACCGGCCGACGGAGGGTGATGAGCGCTCGCTGACCAGCACGGCGCACGCCTTGCGCGGCGGCGTCGCGAACGTGACGAGTCCGCCGGGGTTCACCGAGACCTCGCTGGCCTCGTCGGTCTCTGGCGAGCTCTACCCCGTCCTGCTGGACGAGACCACCGAGACCTGCCTGTGCACCAACGTGACGCAGATGGGTCTGAAGGACCACGAGGCCGCCAAGATCTCCGACGGGTGGCAGCTCGTCTACGCCGTGTTCCCCGAGCTCCCCCCGGACGTCACGACCGTCGACATGAACGTCGACGGCTACGGCGCCATCCTGCCGGACGTGCCGGTGCAGGACGGTCCCCTGCCGGAGCCGCAAGTCCCGGCGGACCAGTGGACCGCCTCCGGACAGGGCTGGCCCACGCCTCCCCCGGCCGACGAGATCGCCCGCGCCGAGGACGCCCGCACCCTGGGCGCCGTGTGGGTCCTCGCCGAGCGCTCCGGTGCCGCCGACGGGTCCTGGGCGCAGCGCGACTCCGGCGACGTGCGCCAGATCGACGTGGCCGCCGACGTCCTGTTCGACTTCGACAAGTACCAGGTCACCAGCAAGGCCGACGCCGTCCTGGACGACGTGGCCGAGCAGATCGGGGACGCCGACGTCACGACGGCCACCGTGGTCGGCCACACCGACGGTCAGGGCACCGAGGACTACAACCAGACCTTGTCGGAGAACCGCGCCCGGGCAGTCGAGAAGGAGCTGTCCAAGCGCCTGCCCGGCGTCACGTTCACGGTGGAGGGCCGGGGCTGGCACGAGCCGATCGCCAGCAACAAGACCGACGAGGGGCGGGCGCTGAACCGTCGCGTCACCATCACCCTCGAGGGCGTCGCCGAGGGAGGCCGCTGA
- a CDS encoding cupin domain-containing protein yields MKITDNGPAPNAFDIETATRENTAYRTVAWTGTYLQVTLMSIPPGESIGMEVHPDTDQFLRLDAGRGRCVMGPAQDELTFEQDVEDGWSIQVPAGTWHDVINTGDEDLRVYAVYAPVHHAPGVVQDTAEEAERDEESGADEPPEWSVQPEETAQDGTA; encoded by the coding sequence GTGAAGATCACCGACAACGGACCGGCGCCCAACGCCTTCGACATCGAGACCGCGACCCGGGAGAACACGGCATACCGGACCGTGGCCTGGACCGGCACCTACCTGCAGGTCACGCTCATGTCCATCCCGCCCGGGGAGTCGATCGGGATGGAGGTCCACCCCGACACCGACCAGTTCTTGCGCCTGGACGCCGGTCGTGGACGCTGCGTCATGGGTCCGGCGCAGGACGAGCTGACCTTCGAGCAGGACGTCGAGGACGGCTGGTCGATCCAGGTCCCCGCCGGCACCTGGCACGACGTCATCAACACCGGGGACGAGGACCTGCGGGTGTATGCGGTGTACGCGCCGGTCCACCACGCGCCCGGTGTCGTGCAGGACACCGCCGAGGAGGCGGAGCGCGACGAGGAGTCCGGTGCCGACGAGCCGCCGGAGTGGAGCGTCCAGCCGGAGGAGACCGCGCAGGACGGCACGGCCTGA
- a CDS encoding LysR family transcriptional regulator: MTLDRWPDLAVIELLVGVEEHGSIGAAAAAVGMAQPNASRALQRLERRSGVPLLLRSTRGTVLTPEAALVVDWGREVLAAAERLTASMAALGTTRASRLKVAASQTVAEYLLPGWLADYRERPRAVEVQLEVGNSVQVTAAVVEGRADLGFVETSHLGRGVRSRRVGTDHLVVVVAPGHSWARRRSPLDAARLAGTALVVREDGSGTRDALEHALARHDLAVAEPAQALGSNAAVRVAAMAGVAPAVLSEHAVREALDSGRLVRVPVDGVDLSRPLRAVWRDGARPPEAAGDLLGAVRGDEPARAAVR; encoded by the coding sequence ATGACTCTTGACCGCTGGCCCGACCTCGCCGTCATCGAGCTGCTGGTCGGCGTCGAGGAGCACGGCAGCATCGGCGCCGCCGCCGCGGCTGTCGGCATGGCCCAGCCCAACGCCAGCCGGGCGCTGCAGCGGCTCGAGCGCCGCAGCGGCGTGCCCCTGCTCCTCCGCTCGACCCGGGGGACCGTGCTCACCCCCGAGGCGGCGCTCGTCGTCGACTGGGGGCGGGAGGTGCTCGCGGCCGCCGAGCGGTTGACCGCCAGCATGGCCGCCCTGGGGACGACGCGCGCCTCCCGGCTCAAGGTCGCCGCCAGCCAGACCGTCGCGGAGTACCTGCTGCCGGGCTGGCTTGCGGACTACCGGGAACGACCACGTGCTGTCGAGGTCCAGCTCGAGGTGGGCAACTCGGTGCAGGTGACCGCTGCGGTCGTGGAGGGCAGGGCCGATCTCGGCTTCGTCGAGACCTCGCACCTGGGCAGGGGAGTGCGTTCCCGACGCGTCGGCACCGACCATCTCGTCGTCGTCGTGGCACCCGGCCACTCGTGGGCGCGTCGTCGTTCCCCCCTGGACGCGGCGCGGCTGGCCGGCACCGCGCTCGTCGTGCGCGAGGACGGTTCCGGCACGCGCGACGCGCTCGAGCACGCCCTGGCCCGTCACGACCTCGCCGTCGCCGAGCCGGCGCAGGCTCTGGGCAGCAACGCCGCGGTGCGGGTGGCAGCGATGGCCGGCGTGGCGCCGGCCGTGCTGTCCGAGCACGCGGTCCGCGAGGCGCTCGACTCCGGGCGGCTCGTGCGCGTCCCGGTCGACGGCGTCGACCTCTCCCGGCCACTGCGGGCGGTGTGGCGCGACGGCGCCCGGCCCCCCGAGGCTGCCGGGGACCTGCTAGGGGCGGTGCGCGGCGACGAGCCCGCCCGCGCAGCTGTCCGGTGA
- a CDS encoding YeiH family protein yields MRPQPDIAGPTTVLDDAPHTQHKAPLWPGLLACLAAALVALGIQQLVPGLSALLVAILLGVAVAHAVALPRSLQPGIAVSGKRLLRLGIVLLGFQLALDDILALGWGTIAVVVAVVSAGLVGTVLVGRRLGLTHGQSVLIAAGFSICGAAAVAAVEGSVEREDEDVATAIALVVVFGTLMIGVVPAVLALTGLPLEVKGMIAGGSIHEVAQVVAAGGIIGGGALATAVLVKLARVLMLAPVVTVLGLLERRHAGEAVPAGAKRPPLVPLFVVGFLAAALLRTVVPLPDLVLDAAHLLQVLLLSAAMFALGLGVHVSMLKAAGARPFVLGAFATVLVSAVATTGFLLVA; encoded by the coding sequence ATGCGCCCACAGCCCGACATCGCCGGCCCCACCACCGTCCTGGACGATGCACCCCATACCCAGCACAAGGCGCCGCTCTGGCCCGGTCTGCTCGCCTGCCTGGCCGCCGCGCTCGTGGCCCTCGGCATCCAGCAACTGGTGCCGGGACTGAGCGCGCTGCTCGTGGCGATCCTTCTCGGGGTGGCCGTCGCGCACGCCGTCGCCCTGCCCAGGTCGCTGCAGCCGGGCATCGCGGTGTCGGGCAAGCGGCTGCTGCGCCTGGGGATCGTCCTGCTCGGCTTCCAGCTGGCGCTCGACGACATCCTCGCGCTCGGGTGGGGGACCATCGCCGTGGTCGTGGCCGTCGTCTCGGCGGGGCTCGTCGGGACCGTGCTCGTGGGCCGCCGGCTGGGTCTGACCCACGGCCAGTCGGTCCTGATCGCCGCGGGCTTCTCGATCTGCGGGGCAGCTGCCGTCGCCGCCGTGGAGGGCAGCGTCGAGCGCGAGGACGAGGACGTGGCGACCGCCATCGCTCTCGTGGTCGTCTTCGGCACGCTGATGATCGGCGTGGTCCCCGCGGTGCTGGCCCTCACCGGGCTGCCGCTCGAGGTGAAGGGCATGATCGCCGGCGGCTCCATCCACGAGGTGGCCCAGGTCGTTGCCGCCGGCGGGATCATCGGCGGCGGCGCGCTGGCGACCGCGGTCCTGGTCAAGCTCGCGCGCGTGCTCATGCTGGCTCCGGTCGTCACCGTGCTGGGGCTGCTGGAGCGGCGTCACGCCGGCGAGGCCGTGCCTGCGGGGGCCAAGCGCCCGCCGCTGGTGCCACTCTTCGTCGTCGGCTTCCTCGCCGCAGCGCTGCTGCGCACCGTCGTGCCGCTGCCGGACCTCGTCCTCGACGCGGCGCACCTGCTGCAGGTCCTGCTGCTCTCGGCCGCGATGTTCGCGCTCGGGCTGGGTGTGCACGTGAGCATGCTGAAAGCCGCGGGAGCGCGGCCGTTCGTCCTCGGCGCGTTCGCCACGGTGCTCGTCTCCGCCGTCGCGACGACGGGGTTCCTCCTCGTCGCGTAG